The Parcubacteria group bacterium genome includes the window GCCTGCGCGTTTTCGCGCGAACGAACGCATCCGCGCGCTAAGGATACTAGTTATTGACGAGAATGGAAAGAATCTTGGCGAAATGGATACGCGCGCCGCGCTTGAAACCGCGCGGGAGCGCGGATTTGACCTGGTGGAGGTCCAACCCAAGGCAGAGCCGCCCATCTGCAAAATCCTCAACTTCGGCCAGTTCCAGTACGAGCAGGAAAAAACCCGCTCCAAGCAAAAGGCTCGCCAAAAAAAGGTGGGGATCAAGGCGGTCCGCATCTCGTTCCGCATCAGCGACCATGACCTGGAAACCAAGTACCGCCAGGCCGAAAAATTCCTGAACCAGGGCAACAAGGTAAAAAT containing:
- a CDS encoding translation initiation factor IF-3; translation: MQRRSPSFYRKRMARQAPARFRANERIRALRILVIDENGKNLGEMDTRAALETARERGFDLVEVQPKAEPPICKILNFGQFQYEQEKTRSKQKARQKKVGIKAVRISFRISDHDLETKYRQAEKFLNQGNKVKIDVVLRGREKAYVEEAKTTMETFARSLGEGVVIEQPFTKQGGRLNMVVAKKS